A section of the Nitrospirae bacterium CG2_30_53_67 genome encodes:
- a CDS encoding transcriptional regulator (indirectly regulates nitrogen metabolism; at high nitrogen levels P-II prevents the phosphorylation of NR-I, the transcriptional activator of the glutamine synthetase gene (glnA); at low nitrogen levels P-II is uridylylated to form PII-UMP and interacts with an adenylyltransferase (GlnE) that activates GlnA): MKKVEAIIKPFKLEEVKDALNEIGIQGITVSEVKGFGRQKGHTELYRGAEYVVDFLPKIKIEIVMEDDQVIRVVDTIRQTANTGRIGDGKIFVIPVEEVVRIRTGEKGKEAL, from the coding sequence ATGAAAAAGGTGGAAGCGATCATCAAGCCCTTCAAGCTGGAAGAGGTTAAGGACGCGTTGAATGAGATCGGAATACAAGGCATCACGGTCAGCGAAGTCAAAGGATTCGGCCGGCAGAAAGGTCACACGGAACTCTATCGTGGAGCAGAATACGTGGTTGACTTCCTTCCAAAGATCAAGATTGAAATCGTCATGGAAGATGATCAGGTGATACGCGTGGTTGATACCATCCGGCAGACGGCGAACACCGGAAGAATCGGTGACGGGAAGATCTTCGTGATCCCTGTGGAGGAGGTCGTTCGCATCCGGACAGGCGAAAAAGGCAAAGAGGCCCTATAA